A genome region from Candidatus Eisenbacteria bacterium includes the following:
- a CDS encoding proline dehydrogenase family protein codes for MALLRDSILWLSSQGWVTRPIARTGMTLGFARRFIAGETLEDALRTASELNAKGMKVILNQLGENVHERSEAEASCGTYVRILNEIRRAGIDGNITIKPTQLGLEFAPDLCRELTSRIAAEAERLGNFVEMDMEHSAVCESTVRLFEAVRARHANVGLAVQSYLRRTASDLERLKPLRPKIRLVKGAYQEPAEVAFPEKRQVDESYLELMRTLFQDGFTPAVATHDESLLAEAKGMARSRGLPASGWEVQMLLGVRRELQESLVREGVTMRVYVTFGTQWVPYFMRRLAERPANVGFVVRSILKGR; via the coding sequence ATGGCGCTCCTCCGGGACTCCATTCTGTGGCTCTCGTCTCAGGGATGGGTGACCCGTCCCATCGCGAGGACGGGCATGACTCTGGGCTTCGCGCGGCGGTTCATCGCCGGCGAGACCCTGGAGGACGCCCTTCGCACGGCCTCGGAGCTGAACGCGAAGGGGATGAAGGTGATCCTGAACCAGCTTGGAGAGAACGTCCACGAACGCTCCGAGGCGGAAGCGTCCTGCGGGACGTACGTCCGGATCCTGAACGAGATCCGGCGCGCGGGGATCGACGGCAACATCACGATCAAGCCCACGCAGCTCGGCCTCGAGTTCGCGCCCGATCTCTGTCGCGAGCTGACCTCGCGGATCGCCGCGGAGGCGGAGCGGCTGGGGAACTTCGTCGAGATGGACATGGAGCATTCGGCCGTTTGCGAGTCGACGGTCCGGCTCTTCGAGGCAGTCCGGGCACGGCATGCGAACGTCGGCTTGGCCGTGCAGTCCTATCTGCGCCGGACGGCCTCGGACCTCGAGCGGCTGAAGCCCTTGCGGCCGAAGATCCGGCTCGTGAAGGGCGCGTATCAGGAGCCTGCCGAGGTCGCGTTCCCGGAGAAGAGGCAGGTGGACGAGAGCTACCTGGAGCTCATGCGCACCCTGTTCCAGGATGGATTCACCCCGGCCGTGGCCACCCACGACGAATCGTTGCTCGCGGAGGCGAAGGGGATGGCTCGGAGCCGCGGCCTCCCGGCCTCGGGGTGGGAGGTCCAGATGCTCCTGGGGGTGAGGAGAGAGTTACAAGAGAGCCTCGTCCGGGAGGGGGTCACGATGAGGGTCTACGTCACCTTCGGGACGCAATGGGTACCCTATTTCATGAGGCGCCTCGCGGAGCGCCCCGCCAATGTCGG